A genome region from Desulfosoma caldarium includes the following:
- a CDS encoding ATP-binding protein: MPSRKIVDFFYAFRDIAALIQSSTDPQDVSQLVVWRVTELLGAKGAVLSVMNMASHEMELHAVYGLDEQCLPQGLILHHEAIARLCKNNCLNVTDDLPVDCHVKEPRSGHSQEIAMVVDAPMCVQDNLLGVLRIFFSERRTFIQKELDFISAVAHLTSCALEKARLIEEQKRRYDQLALHTEKFAALGRMAAGIAHEVNNPLASILLYSSNALKKVASDSPLREALKIIVSETQRCRTVLQDLLEFSRDREPRRTLENLNKIIERVLVVLQNELMLHHVNLHKHLASDMPDTLLDRGQMQQVFVNILLNAVEAMSPGGNLEIQSFVDRVEGVYGATIRDDGCGIDPEVLNKIFEPFFSTKPKGTGLGLAVCHGIIKAHGGEITAQSTKGKGACFTITLPLDEGGP, translated from the coding sequence ATGCCTTCTAGAAAAATCGTGGATTTCTTTTATGCGTTTCGTGATATTGCCGCCCTGATTCAGTCGAGCACAGACCCGCAAGATGTTTCTCAACTGGTGGTCTGGAGAGTCACAGAGCTTCTCGGGGCAAAGGGGGCGGTCCTCAGTGTGATGAATATGGCCTCGCATGAGATGGAGCTCCATGCCGTCTATGGGCTTGATGAACAATGCCTGCCCCAAGGGCTGATCTTGCACCACGAAGCGATCGCGCGGCTGTGTAAAAACAATTGCCTCAACGTCACGGACGACCTACCCGTGGATTGTCATGTAAAAGAGCCTCGGTCAGGCCACAGTCAAGAGATCGCCATGGTGGTGGATGCGCCCATGTGCGTTCAGGATAATCTTCTTGGAGTGCTAAGGATTTTCTTTTCGGAGCGTCGAACTTTTATTCAGAAGGAATTGGATTTTATCAGTGCGGTGGCCCATTTGACCTCATGCGCTTTGGAAAAGGCGAGGCTGATTGAAGAGCAAAAGCGGCGCTACGACCAACTGGCACTTCATACCGAAAAATTTGCAGCTCTGGGACGCATGGCTGCGGGTATCGCACATGAAGTTAACAATCCGCTGGCAAGTATACTTCTCTACAGCTCGAACGCCTTAAAAAAAGTTGCGTCTGACAGCCCGCTGAGAGAGGCCCTTAAGATCATCGTCAGCGAAACTCAGAGGTGTCGAACCGTCTTGCAGGATCTTCTCGAGTTCAGCCGAGACCGGGAGCCTCGAAGGACTCTGGAAAACCTCAATAAAATTATCGAAAGGGTCCTCGTCGTCCTACAAAACGAACTCATGCTGCATCACGTGAATCTCCATAAGCATCTGGCTTCCGATATGCCCGACACGCTTTTAGACCGTGGGCAAATGCAGCAGGTGTTTGTCAACATCCTTCTCAACGCGGTAGAGGCGATGAGTCCGGGTGGGAACTTGGAGATTCAGAGCTTTGTCGATAGAGTAGAAGGAGTTTATGGGGCGACGATCCGTGACGACGGGTGTGGAATCGATCCGGAGGTTCTTAATAAGATCTTCGAACCTTTCTTTTCCACAAAGCCCAAGGGAACAGGCCTCGGACTGGCAGTGTGCCACGGCATCATTAAGGCCCACGGCGGCGAGATCACCGCACAAAGCACAAAGGGCAAAGGAGCATGCTTCACCATCACTCTGCCCTTGGATGAAGGAGGACCTTGA
- a CDS encoding ammonium transporter: protein MDFAGVTVIYINSGAAAALFNRQVTIGTSAVAWIAAEGITIGKLTTLGAASCAVAALVVKTPATGFVDPIAAVGIGLVAGSFCYGAVAAKEKLGDDQGAPQVRLKQQPRSNDLGTSSGRILTPWVWTI from the coding sequence TTGGACTTTGCCGGTGTAACGGTCATTTACATCAATTCAGGGGCCGCCGCCGCGCTTTTCAATAGGCAGGTGACCATCGGCACCTCGGCCGTGGCCTGGATTGCGGCGGAAGGGATCACGATCGGCAAGCTCACCACTTTGGGAGCGGCTTCCTGCGCCGTGGCTGCTTTGGTGGTGAAAACACCAGCGACTGGGTTTGTGGATCCCATAGCCGCAGTGGGCATCGGTCTGGTGGCCGGATCGTTTTGTTACGGAGCCGTGGCGGCCAAAGAAAAGTTGGGTGACGACCAGGGCGCGCCGCAAGTCCGCCTCAAGCAACAGCCACGTTCAAATGACCTCGGAACGTCTTCCGGGCGGATCTTGACCCCATGGGTGTGGACTATTTAA
- a CDS encoding ammonium transporter, which yields MDSIKAEKKEKRKDGQQRYSLYAFGDVIGDVHARGVGSVLRGSVGFQKRLGHHDAKLSLPWSGFHSLGGVWLQRGVWARPLGGMGRSDWAFMRSVGLDPGPYAATIPRLLFSAFQLMFAIIAPGLITEAFAERLKFSSFLPFPILSTLLVYFSRGLLGVGRRMDWQAWRLGLCRCNGHLHQFRGRRRAFQ from the coding sequence ATGGACAGCATAAAGGCCGAGAAAAAGGAGAAAAGAAAAGATGGACAGCAGCGATACAGCTTATATGCTTTTGGCGACGTCATTGGTGATGTTCATGCCCGCGGGGTTGGCTCTGTTTTACGGGGGTCTGTTGGGTTCCAAAAACGTCTTGGCCACCATGATGCAAAGCTTTCTTTACCTTGGAGTGGTTTCCATTCTCTGGGTGGTGTGTGGTTACAGCGTGGCGTTTGGGCCCGACCACTGGGGGGCATGGGCCGTTCAGACTGGGCTTTCATGCGATCGGTGGGACTGGATCCCGGCCCCTATGCCGCCACCATTCCCCGCCTGCTCTTTTCGGCCTTTCAGCTCATGTTTGCCATCATCGCGCCGGGGCTCATCACCGAAGCCTTTGCCGAGCGCCTGAAGTTTTCGAGCTTTTTACCGTTCCCCATTCTCTCGACACTTCTCGTGTATTTTTCTCGTGGGCTATTGGGTGTGGGGCGGCGAATGGATTGGCAGGCTTGGCGCCTTGGACTTTGCCGGTGTAACGGTCATTTACATCAATTCAGGGGCCGCCGCCGCGCTTTTCAATAG
- a CDS encoding DUF2845 domain-containing protein: MKKWFMPMIVGLCLGLTPTLAKAQGSLSSLRCDSRLVLIGDTKGSVAAKCGPPLYQQYVGEKIVRTRYGYDKRVVEEWVYNFGPTDFVHTLRFEGGRLAEIHRGERGH; encoded by the coding sequence ATGAAAAAGTGGTTCATGCCAATGATCGTAGGGCTGTGTCTCGGGCTTACGCCGACCTTGGCGAAAGCTCAGGGTTCCCTGTCGTCGCTTCGCTGCGACTCTCGGCTGGTCCTTATCGGTGATACCAAAGGGAGTGTGGCCGCAAAGTGCGGCCCGCCACTTTATCAGCAGTATGTGGGAGAAAAGATCGTTCGCACTCGTTACGGCTACGACAAGAGGGTCGTAGAGGAATGGGTCTACAATTTCGGCCCCACAGATTTCGTGCACACTCTGCGATTTGAAGGCGGGCGGCTGGCGGAAATTCATCGAGGAGAACGGGGCCACTGA
- a CDS encoding MASE3 domain-containing protein, with protein MTSSTPSSAPLFILPRLRVATGALMAGALCAISFYNYLLFHTLVEMFSVVVAAMIFVLAWTGRAYIANHYLLFLGIAYLFVGFIDLLHTLAYKGMGVFPNITANEPTQLWILARYMESLSLLAASFYARRRASAGFLAAGYALITFAGLIAILRWNIFPDCFVEGQGLTGFKIVSEYVVCGILLVAGVRLFLVRHIFDAKVCALLWAAMTTTMIAELAFTFYVSVYGLSNMIGHLFKLLSFLFIFEALVRTGIQEPLAVLFHQLKQSQEELFQEKEKLKAALKEIKTLQGLLPICSYCKKIRDNQGDWHSLEVYLRSHTNAMLSHGICPDCLRKHYPDMADQILKTDTSQKSQTEK; from the coding sequence ATGACGTCATCGACACCATCCAGTGCTCCTCTTTTTATCCTTCCTCGACTGCGAGTGGCCACAGGGGCCTTGATGGCCGGGGCATTGTGCGCCATCAGTTTCTACAACTATCTGCTTTTTCATACTCTTGTGGAAATGTTTAGTGTTGTGGTGGCAGCCATGATCTTTGTTTTGGCGTGGACGGGTCGAGCTTACATTGCCAACCACTATCTTCTTTTCCTCGGCATTGCCTACCTTTTCGTGGGTTTTATAGACCTGCTTCATACCCTGGCCTATAAGGGCATGGGAGTCTTCCCCAACATCACAGCCAATGAACCCACACAACTGTGGATCCTGGCCCGCTATATGGAAAGCCTTTCTTTACTGGCAGCTTCGTTTTACGCGCGCCGCAGGGCCTCGGCCGGCTTTTTGGCCGCCGGCTACGCGCTCATCACCTTTGCGGGACTCATTGCAATCCTTCGCTGGAACATTTTCCCTGACTGTTTTGTGGAAGGCCAGGGTCTCACAGGGTTCAAGATCGTGAGTGAATACGTTGTGTGCGGGATTTTGCTGGTGGCGGGCGTTCGACTCTTTCTTGTTCGGCACATTTTCGACGCCAAAGTTTGTGCATTGCTTTGGGCCGCCATGACCACCACCATGATCGCCGAATTGGCGTTCACCTTTTATGTGAGCGTCTATGGTCTATCCAACATGATCGGCCACCTCTTCAAGCTACTTTCCTTCTTATTCATCTTTGAAGCCCTGGTGCGGACAGGCATTCAAGAACCCCTTGCCGTTCTGTTTCACCAATTGAAGCAGAGTCAAGAAGAACTTTTTCAGGAGAAGGAAAAACTGAAAGCGGCCCTGAAAGAAATCAAGACCCTACAGGGACTCCTCCCCATCTGTTCGTATTGCAAAAAGATTCGGGACAATCAGGGCGATTGGCATAGTTTGGAAGTCTATCTGCGGTCCCACACGAACGCCATGCTGTCCCACGGCATCTGTCCGGATTGCCTTAGAAAACACTACCCGGACATGGCGGACCAAATCCTCAAAACGGACACCTCCCAAAAGAGTCAAACGGAAAAGTGA
- a CDS encoding MFS transporter gives MRTHPGRWTVFGLSSLFFILSQLYSVSNAIIAPDLQEDLHLCAEPLGLLSAAFLYAFALVPIPLGIALDRFVTRRTMTLLTLLGAAGALVFCIAPFFGMAP, from the coding sequence ATGCGGACCCACCCTGGGCGATGGACCGTCTTTGGATTGTCCTCGCTCTTTTTCATCCTCTCGCAACTTTACAGCGTCTCCAACGCCATCATTGCGCCGGACCTGCAAGAGGATCTTCATCTGTGTGCCGAGCCATTGGGGCTTCTGAGCGCCGCCTTTTTGTATGCCTTTGCCCTGGTGCCGATTCCGCTGGGCATCGCGCTCGACCGATTCGTCACTCGCCGCACCATGACTCTTTTGACACTCCTGGGGGCCGCCGGGGCGTTGGTTTTTTGCATCGCCCCCTTCTTTGGCATGGCCCCATAG